From Candidatus Dormiibacterota bacterium, the proteins below share one genomic window:
- a CDS encoding NAD(P)-binding domain-containing protein, with the protein MSNRGVIGMKIGIIGSGNIGAALTRRFRATGHEVAVANSRGPETLQDLAAETGAEAVTVRDAARGRDVVIVTIPERHVADLPADVFSGVPDDVVVVDTGNYYPRQRDGRIEPIENGMTESGWVAQRLHRPVVKAFNNIYAQHLLEGGKPKGTPGRIALPVAGDDPRAKAVVMRLIDDIGFDPVDSGSIADSWRQQPGSPVYTKDFEATGVRRALSEAEQERKPEWRGTANSPGTFETPA; encoded by the coding sequence TTGAGTAATCGAGGAGTAATAGGTATGAAGATAGGCATTATCGGCTCTGGAAACATCGGCGCTGCACTGACACGTCGCTTTCGCGCAACCGGACACGAGGTTGCCGTCGCAAATTCCCGCGGACCCGAAACGCTGCAAGATCTTGCGGCAGAGACCGGAGCCGAAGCGGTAACCGTGCGGGACGCGGCTCGGGGCAGAGACGTCGTTATCGTCACAATCCCAGAGCGGCACGTTGCCGATCTTCCAGCGGATGTGTTTTCCGGCGTTCCGGACGATGTCGTCGTCGTGGACACCGGAAACTACTATCCGCGGCAGCGCGACGGCCGCATCGAACCGATCGAGAACGGTATGACCGAGAGCGGTTGGGTTGCGCAACGGCTGCATCGGCCCGTGGTCAAAGCCTTCAATAACATTTACGCGCAACATCTTCTTGAAGGTGGGAAGCCCAAAGGGACGCCCGGGCGGATCGCGCTGCCCGTAGCCGGCGACGATCCTAGGGCGAAGGCCGTCGTCATGCGATTGATCGACGACATCGGCTTCGATCCGGTCGATAGTGGGAGTATCGCAGATTCTTGGCGGCAACAGCCCGGATCACCGGTGTATACCAAGGACTTCGAAGCAACCGGCGTGCGGCGCGCACTATCGGAGGCCGAGCAAGAACGAAAGCCCGAATGGCGTGGAACCGCAAACAGCCCGGGCACATTTGAAACGCCGGCCTAA
- a CDS encoding transposase gives MKRIETVRLYPTATQDAALHHALHVTRHLYNAALQQRKDAYRLRGVSVSMKMQYAEVTALRKDSHHLAGVFRECEDAVLRRLDLAMQAFFRRCKQGETPGFPRFRAARRWRQITYPHGDRALKFDAPQHRVRIAGVGSVKLRKGRAVPPHGRAWLACKLGRWYAQFECERAVEPLPETGHAIGLDRGVNVLLATSDGGLIANPRHVTKARLRVERAQRVVAKRKRRGKNRRKAIDSLARLHEKVARQRRDYAHKVSRKLIEANDVLVLEDLRLRHMARSAKGTIEEPGRKVAAKAGLNRALLDAGFGMIAQLIAEKAESAARTVLCVDPKYTSQTGAACEHIAKGNRSGLQFACVACSHVDHADVNAARVILQRAQKGPLASCAAVADGTDPRTALAPSGPRLTLHDAA, from the coding sequence GTGAAGCGCATTGAAACCGTGCGACTCTACCCGACCGCCACTCAAGACGCGGCGCTTCACCACGCGCTCCATGTCACGCGTCATCTTTACAACGCTGCGCTCCAGCAGCGTAAAGACGCCTATCGGCTGCGTGGTGTGAGCGTCTCGATGAAGATGCAGTATGCCGAGGTGACCGCGCTGCGCAAGGACTCGCATCACCTGGCGGGCGTTTTTCGTGAGTGCGAGGATGCGGTGCTGCGCCGCCTGGATCTCGCTATGCAGGCCTTCTTTCGGCGATGCAAGCAGGGCGAAACGCCAGGCTTCCCGCGCTTCAGGGCTGCCCGCCGGTGGCGGCAAATCACCTACCCACATGGCGATCGCGCGCTGAAGTTCGATGCGCCGCAGCACCGCGTCCGAATTGCGGGCGTAGGTAGCGTGAAGCTGCGTAAGGGGCGCGCCGTGCCGCCGCATGGCCGTGCGTGGCTGGCCTGCAAGCTCGGGCGCTGGTATGCCCAATTCGAGTGCGAGCGCGCGGTCGAGCCTTTGCCGGAAACCGGGCACGCGATTGGGCTCGATCGCGGTGTGAACGTCTTGCTAGCAACCAGCGATGGTGGGCTGATCGCGAATCCGCGTCATGTCACGAAGGCACGGCTGCGCGTTGAGCGGGCGCAGCGCGTGGTTGCCAAGCGTAAGCGGCGCGGGAAGAACCGGCGTAAGGCGATTGATTCGCTCGCGCGCCTGCACGAGAAGGTCGCCCGGCAGCGCCGTGACTACGCGCACAAGGTCTCACGTAAGCTCATCGAAGCGAACGACGTGTTGGTGCTGGAAGACTTGCGACTGCGCCATATGGCGCGCAGCGCAAAAGGCACCATCGAAGAACCCGGCCGCAAGGTTGCGGCAAAAGCCGGGCTGAATCGGGCGCTGCTCGATGCGGGCTTTGGCATGATCGCGCAGTTGATTGCGGAGAAGGCTGAAAGCGCCGCCCGCACGGTTCTCTGCGTAGATCCGAAGTACACCTCGCAAACGGGCGCCGCGTGCGAGCATATTGCAAAAGGGAATCGCTCGGGGCTGCAGTTCGCCTGTGTCGCGTGTTCGCACGTCGATCATGCGGACGTGAATGCCGCGCGAGTGATTCTTCAGCGGGCTCAGAAGGGGCCCTTGGCGAGCTGCGCCGCAGTGGCGGACGGCACCGACCCAAGAACCGCGCTAGCGCCGAGTGGACCTCGGCTCACGCTGCACGATGCAGCGTGA
- the tadA gene encoding tRNA adenosine(34) deaminase TadA translates to MNESEAPQSPDDEAHLRRALELAAAAAACGEVPIGAVLISGDLRLEAKNEKESRPDATAHAEMLLIRQACEALGVWRLSEATLYVTKEPCVMCAGAIIAARIKRVVYGARDPKGGADGGAFDILRSPQTNHRLEVTAGILESEASDQLQRFFRAKRQPTAEEGFKAPTL, encoded by the coding sequence ATGAACGAATCCGAAGCACCGCAGTCCCCCGATGACGAGGCCCATCTGAGGCGTGCCCTGGAGCTCGCCGCCGCCGCGGCGGCCTGCGGCGAGGTGCCGATCGGCGCGGTCCTGATCAGCGGCGACCTGCGCCTCGAAGCCAAGAACGAGAAAGAATCCCGGCCCGACGCCACCGCTCATGCCGAAATGCTGCTCATTCGCCAAGCCTGCGAAGCGCTCGGGGTTTGGCGCCTCTCCGAGGCAACGCTGTACGTCACGAAAGAGCCCTGCGTCATGTGCGCCGGCGCCATCATCGCCGCGCGCATCAAACGGGTCGTCTACGGTGCGCGAGACCCCAAAGGCGGTGCCGACGGCGGCGCCTTCGACATCCTACGCTCGCCGCAAACCAACCACCGCCTCGAAGTAACCGCCGGAATACTAGAGAGCGAAGCCTCCGATCAGCTCCAGCGCTTCTTCCGCGCCAAGCGCCAACCCACCGCAGAAGAAGGTTTCAAAGCCCCGACGCTGTAG
- a CDS encoding Hsp20/alpha crystallin family protein, translating into MAQLLKVKSGSGDLALLDQMFDSFLDWQRPAAFGYGNMPIDLYEQDGKYVLEMSVPGLEPKDINVEVSGGTVSVTGEHTGKTETKDVRYHRREMRHGSFSRSITLPQDLDANSVTATVNNGILKVELTPIKPLSPKKIAVTSV; encoded by the coding sequence ATGGCACAGCTACTAAAGGTTAAGAGCGGCAGCGGCGATCTCGCGCTGCTCGATCAAATGTTCGACTCGTTTCTGGATTGGCAACGGCCGGCAGCATTCGGCTACGGGAACATGCCGATCGATCTGTACGAGCAAGACGGCAAGTACGTGCTTGAGATGTCCGTCCCCGGGCTTGAGCCCAAGGACATCAACGTCGAAGTAAGCGGCGGCACGGTGTCGGTTACCGGCGAGCATACCGGTAAAACCGAAACGAAAGACGTCCGCTACCACCGTCGCGAGATGCGCCATGGATCGTTCTCGCGCTCGATTACGCTTCCGCAGGATCTCGACGCGAACTCGGTGACGGCGACGGTGAATAACGGCATCCTCAAGGTCGAGCTGACCCCGATAAAGCCGCTTTCGCCCAAGAAGATCGCCGTAACGTCTGTCTAG
- a CDS encoding cation-transporting P-type ATPase: protein MRRLDSAGDATVSETDWHAVTSGALVQRLATDAKAGLDTAEVARRAERYGPNRLHAAGAPTFVGIFFEEIREPMILLLIGTGILYAVWGQPADAITIFGVIAALVAAEVFTEYRAKHAISALSTLAEPESIVVRDGRACEVSVESLVPGDIIVISAGHRVPADARLLEEYGVGVDESTLTGESAVVRKDAGALLAAATPLAERVNMLYAGTMVSGGHGTAAVVATGAQSELGRLAALAQEVKPPRTPLQQMMANLSIWLAWFALGISILVPLLGWALNHQSPRTMILTGLSLAFSMIPEELPIIVTMVLGLGAWRLARLHAIVKRLPAVETLGAVTVIATDKTGTLTENQTEVVQFDPLDRRRRMLEIGALCNDALESGEAFVGDPLETALLRAARADGIDLASLRDETIVREEFSFDNARKRMSVVWQARAGGASRVAMKGAPEAVLAASVLDETEQAGVRAAAARMASQGMRVLALAEGTLEQDAGATQEAVERELTFVGLAAFADPPRPEVKGAIAACRGAGIRTIILTGDHALTAAAIAESVGLDARGHTLSGSDIDALSDEALSDALDTTAVVARVTPRHKLRIIRSLQSRGERVAVTGDGSNDAPALAAADIGVAMGEKGTDIARDAASLVLADDNFATIVNAIHEGRTLFDNLRKGVRYYLACKVALAASVLLPVLLRAPVPFAPIQIILMELFMDLAASAAFVAEPAESDVMRRPPRDPHTPFMNRGMVSGIFSASFGLFAAVSVAYLVTWFGGAALVRAQTMAFVTWLFGHVFLALTMRSGNDPLMKRGLFSNRVMTAWAAVTIAFVIAVTFVAPVQQDLKATALHAADFGLAIGLAFAGTFWAEVPKALRALNAR from the coding sequence TTGCGGCGACTCGATAGCGCCGGCGACGCAACCGTTTCCGAGACCGATTGGCACGCCGTAACCTCCGGAGCGCTCGTGCAACGCCTTGCGACGGACGCGAAGGCGGGGCTTGATACGGCCGAGGTCGCGCGCCGCGCCGAACGGTATGGCCCCAATCGGCTACACGCAGCCGGAGCACCGACATTCGTAGGAATCTTTTTCGAAGAGATTCGGGAGCCGATGATTCTTCTGCTCATCGGGACCGGCATTCTCTACGCCGTATGGGGGCAACCGGCCGATGCGATCACGATCTTCGGCGTGATCGCCGCGCTGGTGGCGGCGGAAGTCTTTACGGAATATCGCGCGAAGCATGCGATTTCCGCCCTCAGTACGCTCGCGGAGCCCGAGTCGATCGTCGTTCGTGACGGTCGTGCATGCGAAGTTTCCGTGGAGTCGCTCGTTCCCGGAGACATCATCGTCATCAGTGCGGGACATCGCGTGCCGGCCGATGCACGCCTCCTTGAGGAATATGGCGTCGGTGTGGATGAATCGACGCTCACCGGTGAATCGGCGGTGGTGCGAAAGGATGCGGGCGCGCTGCTCGCCGCGGCAACGCCGCTTGCCGAGCGCGTAAATATGCTCTACGCCGGCACCATGGTGAGCGGCGGTCATGGGACGGCGGCCGTTGTCGCCACCGGAGCGCAATCCGAGCTCGGGCGGCTCGCTGCACTCGCCCAGGAGGTAAAGCCTCCGCGCACTCCCCTGCAGCAGATGATGGCCAATCTCAGCATCTGGCTCGCGTGGTTCGCGCTGGGCATCAGCATCCTCGTCCCGCTTCTTGGTTGGGCACTCAACCATCAATCGCCGCGCACGATGATCCTCACGGGCCTTTCACTCGCATTCTCGATGATCCCCGAAGAACTCCCGATCATCGTGACGATGGTCTTGGGCCTTGGCGCCTGGCGCTTGGCACGGCTTCACGCCATCGTCAAGCGATTGCCCGCGGTGGAAACGCTCGGCGCCGTCACGGTCATCGCGACCGACAAAACCGGAACGCTAACGGAAAATCAAACGGAAGTCGTGCAGTTCGATCCGCTCGATCGCCGCCGCCGCATGCTGGAGATCGGCGCGCTGTGCAACGACGCACTCGAAAGTGGTGAAGCGTTTGTCGGCGATCCTTTGGAGACCGCCTTGCTACGCGCGGCTCGCGCGGACGGGATCGATCTCGCAAGCCTTCGCGATGAGACGATCGTACGAGAGGAATTTTCATTCGACAACGCCCGCAAACGAATGAGCGTCGTGTGGCAGGCGCGCGCCGGCGGCGCCTCTCGCGTCGCCATGAAAGGCGCCCCTGAAGCCGTCCTCGCGGCGTCGGTCCTCGACGAGACGGAGCAGGCCGGCGTTCGCGCAGCCGCTGCCCGCATGGCGTCGCAAGGAATGCGCGTTCTCGCTTTGGCCGAGGGTACGTTGGAGCAGGATGCAGGCGCCACGCAAGAAGCGGTTGAGCGCGAGCTGACGTTCGTCGGTCTTGCGGCTTTCGCCGATCCCCCGCGACCCGAGGTCAAGGGCGCGATCGCAGCGTGCCGGGGGGCCGGAATCCGCACGATCATCCTCACGGGCGATCATGCGCTCACGGCGGCCGCAATCGCCGAGAGCGTCGGACTCGATGCGCGCGGGCATACACTCTCCGGTTCGGATATCGACGCACTCTCGGATGAAGCGCTTTCCGATGCGCTCGATACGACCGCCGTCGTCGCGCGCGTGACTCCGCGACACAAATTGCGGATCATTCGATCGCTGCAATCTCGCGGCGAACGCGTTGCCGTAACCGGTGACGGAAGCAACGATGCTCCGGCACTGGCCGCCGCCGATATCGGCGTTGCCATGGGTGAGAAGGGAACCGACATCGCGCGCGACGCCGCCTCCCTGGTGCTCGCCGACGACAACTTCGCCACGATCGTCAACGCGATTCACGAAGGGCGTACTCTGTTCGATAACCTCCGCAAAGGCGTGCGCTACTATCTCGCCTGCAAAGTTGCGCTTGCTGCTTCGGTTCTGCTCCCCGTCCTGCTGCGCGCGCCCGTCCCGTTCGCCCCGATTCAAATCATTCTCATGGAGCTCTTCATGGACTTAGCCGCTTCGGCCGCGTTCGTCGCAGAACCCGCGGAATCGGATGTCATGCGGCGTCCTCCGCGCGATCCGCATACGCCGTTCATGAATCGCGGCATGGTAAGCGGAATCTTTAGCGCATCGTTCGGCCTTTTTGCGGCGGTCTCCGTTGCGTATCTCGTCACCTGGTTCGGCGGCGCCGCGCTCGTGCGCGCGCAGACGATGGCCTTCGTCACGTGGCTTTTCGGGCACGTTTTTCTTGCGTTGACGATGCGATCGGGAAACGATCCCTTGATGAAACGGGGCCTGTTTTCGAATCGCGTCATGACCGCCTGGGCGGCGGTAACGATCGCCTTCGTGATCGCGGTGACATTCGTTGCGCCGGTTCAGCAAGATCTCAAGGCGACCGCGCTGCACGCTGCAGATTTCGGTCTGGCGATCGGCCTTGCGTTCGCCGGAACGTTCTGGGCGGAAGTCCCCAAGGCACTTCGTGCGCTCAACGCCCGATAA
- a CDS encoding TQO small subunit DoxD: MTLPSPKTYAFWLAVLRIFTGAAWIVHGVGKFTQSTMFMPPNGFIVGFIAKAATSTTGPYHDFLVNVVQPNIAIFAELVRLGEVLTGCALLLGVFTRLGGFVGVLLTLNYMAAKGALGSVEGIAGMDAAMLALSAINVVLPTGRMLGIDALLGRRRAAPPVVVAPVPVHAAPVHAEFVEEQPLEGPSAPKE; the protein is encoded by the coding sequence ATGACCTTGCCCTCACCCAAGACCTACGCATTCTGGCTAGCCGTGCTACGCATATTCACCGGCGCCGCATGGATCGTTCACGGGGTCGGAAAGTTCACCCAGAGTACGATGTTTATGCCGCCAAACGGCTTTATCGTTGGATTCATCGCAAAGGCTGCGACGTCGACGACGGGGCCGTATCACGATTTTCTCGTCAACGTCGTGCAACCGAACATCGCGATCTTCGCCGAACTCGTGCGTTTAGGTGAAGTGCTGACGGGCTGTGCCCTTCTGTTGGGTGTTTTCACGCGCCTTGGCGGATTCGTGGGCGTGCTGCTCACGCTGAACTACATGGCCGCGAAGGGCGCCCTCGGATCGGTGGAGGGTATCGCCGGAATGGATGCCGCCATGCTCGCGCTTTCCGCAATCAATGTGGTGTTGCCGACGGGACGGATGCTGGGCATCGACGCATTGCTGGGACGGCGTCGCGCGGCCCCGCCCGTTGTCGTCGCCCCGGTGCCGGTCCATGCGGCTCCGGTGCACGCGGAATTCGTTGAAGAACAGCCGCTCGAAGGGCCGTCCGCTCCGAAAGAGTGA
- a CDS encoding aspartyl protease family protein — protein MRVVLQHVLSAVVAFALLGGALAPLPARADDAAALLAKHRAYVGWQLGDGSVPGLQLTREFRTSKGKVTQRATEIRAGMLLRRDYSDAKTGLTDSLGFTGHVFWETNYNGFVTPIVGTGASYQLAADVLFSEGTSELPGTLHGTGTVDGKSYPIVRVAMGGATPIDLYVDPQTGAYVRAVIDPGGSEETSYTIASYMTIAPGKRMIGSFRIGDGGGVFTYTKSRIDPAVTAAELHPPAPQARWAFTNDRPFKIQVTRDRIYVDATVNGVPGTFILDTGDSGITLTDQFADRAKVASIADSSAVGVAGVFKTRTRRVRTIEIGGNTLSNTVVQTYNNHYPRKSDRVNPDGLVGFDLLAGAMVTLDTASQTMRIQNPATASLNTSAGLPLLVDLSTDTPSVPVTLDHKVTIDATFDTGDPSLIIFSADLLDHGLTILTGRATLVGMQQEEWTRCGQIDSINLGPIVYQTPVACASHEFSKHAGLIGLDFLRHFNFVFDYPQSIIVMTPHKH, from the coding sequence ATGCGGGTGGTTTTACAGCACGTTCTTTCTGCCGTGGTGGCTTTTGCATTGCTCGGCGGCGCCCTTGCGCCGCTGCCGGCACGAGCCGACGATGCGGCCGCGTTATTAGCCAAACATCGCGCTTACGTCGGCTGGCAATTGGGAGACGGCAGCGTCCCGGGCTTGCAGCTAACGCGCGAATTTCGAACGTCCAAAGGCAAGGTAACCCAGCGCGCAACGGAGATTCGCGCCGGGATGCTCCTTCGGCGCGACTATAGCGACGCAAAAACCGGCCTGACCGACTCATTGGGCTTCACCGGGCACGTTTTCTGGGAGACGAACTACAACGGCTTCGTCACGCCGATCGTCGGTACGGGAGCCAGTTACCAATTAGCCGCCGACGTGTTGTTTTCCGAGGGAACCAGCGAACTTCCGGGCACGCTGCACGGCACCGGAACGGTCGACGGTAAGAGCTATCCGATCGTTCGCGTCGCGATGGGCGGCGCGACCCCGATCGATCTCTATGTCGATCCGCAAACCGGAGCCTACGTCCGGGCGGTCATCGACCCCGGCGGAAGCGAGGAAACGTCATATACGATCGCATCGTATATGACGATCGCGCCCGGCAAACGCATGATCGGCTCGTTTCGCATCGGCGATGGCGGCGGTGTCTTTACCTATACCAAATCGCGCATCGATCCCGCGGTAACCGCCGCCGAATTGCATCCTCCGGCCCCCCAAGCACGATGGGCCTTCACCAACGATCGCCCGTTTAAGATCCAAGTTACCCGCGATCGCATTTACGTTGACGCAACGGTCAACGGCGTGCCAGGAACTTTTATTTTGGACACGGGCGATTCCGGCATAACCCTGACCGATCAGTTCGCGGACCGCGCTAAGGTTGCGAGCATCGCCGACTCTTCTGCCGTGGGTGTCGCCGGCGTATTCAAAACGCGAACGCGGCGGGTGAGAACCATCGAGATCGGCGGTAACACGCTTTCGAATACGGTCGTACAGACATACAACAACCATTACCCACGTAAGTCCGATCGCGTCAACCCGGACGGGCTCGTCGGGTTCGATCTGCTTGCCGGCGCGATGGTTACGCTCGACACGGCGAGCCAGACGATGCGGATTCAGAACCCTGCGACGGCAAGTCTCAATACGTCGGCTGGTCTTCCCTTGCTGGTCGATCTCAGCACCGACACGCCTTCGGTGCCTGTTACGTTGGATCACAAGGTAACGATCGACGCGACGTTCGATACCGGCGATCCGTCGTTGATTATTTTTTCCGCGGATTTGCTCGACCACGGATTGACGATTTTGACGGGTCGCGCGACCCTCGTCGGCATGCAACAGGAAGAATGGACGCGGTGCGGACAGATCGACTCCATTAACCTCGGCCCGATCGTTTATCAAACGCCGGTCGCGTGCGCTTCGCACGAATTCTCGAAACACGCCGGGCTGATTGGTCTCGATTTTTTACGCCACTTTAATTTCGTCTTCGACTACCCGCAATCGATCATCGTCATGACCCCGCATAAACACTAA
- a CDS encoding glycosyltransferase, with protein sequence MRVLVLSASVGVGHVSAANAVCAALRTIDPEAHTQVVDSYQYAALVVSRVVSDGYLRMVKTIPQLYRYVYDRAERATEVGPFRTWAHQFTAGNLRPLIEQERPDVVVCTHAFPCGAMAEYKRLYDDGPPVVGVLTDFAVHGFWIHRNVDGYAVSTQAIREVMLARGVEASRVVVTGIPVNPRFAPSDEPQELLRERLGLPRARKLVLMMGGGLGIGPLEQMLRSLERIETPIGAVVVAGNSRRVERRVLEAAASATYPVRVLRFVDNVYDYMHACDAFVTKPGGLSTAEALCAQIPMVLCKPLPGQEERNAQLLVEWGAALRADMDELPAAITRVFDGEQRREMIGAQRRTAHPQAALAAAQLIARIARGQKEPISA encoded by the coding sequence ATTCGCGTTCTCGTTCTTTCGGCGAGCGTCGGCGTCGGCCACGTTTCGGCTGCAAATGCGGTCTGTGCGGCATTGCGCACCATCGATCCCGAGGCGCACACGCAGGTTGTCGATTCGTACCAATACGCCGCGCTCGTCGTCTCTCGCGTGGTTTCGGACGGGTATTTGCGGATGGTCAAAACGATTCCGCAACTCTATCGCTACGTCTACGACCGCGCCGAGCGTGCCACCGAGGTGGGGCCATTTCGCACCTGGGCGCACCAATTTACGGCCGGTAACCTGCGCCCGCTCATCGAGCAAGAGCGGCCCGATGTGGTGGTCTGCACCCATGCCTTTCCATGCGGTGCCATGGCCGAGTATAAGCGGCTGTACGACGATGGGCCGCCGGTCGTCGGAGTCTTGACCGATTTCGCCGTCCATGGATTTTGGATCCACCGGAACGTGGACGGCTACGCGGTGTCGACCCAGGCGATTCGCGAAGTCATGCTTGCGCGCGGCGTGGAAGCTTCGCGCGTGGTCGTGACGGGAATCCCTGTGAATCCGCGCTTTGCACCGAGCGACGAGCCCCAGGAACTGTTGCGCGAGCGGCTCGGGCTTCCGCGCGCTCGTAAACTCGTGCTGATGATGGGCGGAGGCTTGGGCATCGGTCCGCTCGAGCAAATGCTCCGGTCGCTCGAACGCATCGAGACGCCGATTGGGGCAGTTGTGGTCGCCGGCAACAGCCGTCGCGTCGAACGGCGCGTCCTCGAGGCGGCGGCTTCGGCAACCTACCCGGTGCGCGTCCTGCGCTTCGTCGATAACGTCTACGATTACATGCACGCGTGCGATGCGTTCGTCACCAAGCCGGGCGGCCTGAGTACGGCCGAGGCCCTCTGCGCGCAGATCCCGATGGTCTTGTGCAAACCGCTGCCCGGCCAGGAAGAACGCAACGCGCAGCTATTGGTCGAGTGGGGTGCGGCGCTTCGCGCGGACATGGACGAACTGCCCGCCGCGATAACGCGCGTATTCGATGGCGAGCAACGCCGTGAAATGATCGGTGCGCAGCGGCGTACCGCCCACCCTCAAGCCGCTCTTGCGGCGGCGCAACTGATCGCGCGCATCGCGCGCGGGCAAAAGGAGCCGATATCCGCATGA
- a CDS encoding dodecin family protein: MLKVIEVLAESGKSWEDAAQNAVKQASETLEGVKSIYIQNFEATIDDDGAIEKYRINAKISFVLKN; encoded by the coding sequence ATGTTGAAAGTCATCGAAGTGCTGGCCGAGTCCGGCAAAAGCTGGGAAGATGCAGCGCAGAATGCTGTAAAGCAGGCGAGCGAAACTCTCGAGGGCGTCAAGTCGATTTACATCCAGAACTTCGAGGCGACCATCGACGACGACGGGGCCATCGAGAAGTATCGCATCAACGCAAAGATCTCGTTCGTGTTGAAAAACTGA
- a CDS encoding BON domain-containing protein produces the protein MNTTKSLDLKEEIIEELAYDPRINADDIAITTKEGVVTLRGTVPNFNQKWEAEDAIKRIRGVRGIADELTVDLPSTHVRTDSDIALAIERRFVSNTIIPSAVKFVVKDGHVTLSGEVPWYYQSQEAAYEARRVIGVRDVSNLISVMPAPSFKTDEVKRKIHSELQRMADLDAKKIAVSVSEGKVTLSGSARTWFEREKAVQAAWSIPGVTCVDNFIAIS, from the coding sequence ATGAACACCACCAAGAGTCTGGATCTCAAAGAAGAGATCATCGAAGAGCTCGCATACGATCCGCGGATCAACGCGGACGATATCGCCATCACCACCAAAGAGGGTGTCGTAACGTTGCGCGGGACGGTCCCCAACTTCAATCAAAAATGGGAAGCTGAAGACGCGATCAAACGCATTCGCGGCGTACGGGGTATAGCCGACGAATTAACGGTCGATCTCCCGTCCACGCACGTCCGGACCGACAGCGACATCGCACTAGCGATCGAGCGCCGCTTCGTATCCAATACCATTATCCCCAGCGCCGTGAAGTTCGTCGTAAAGGACGGCCACGTCACGCTGAGCGGCGAGGTACCCTGGTACTATCAGTCCCAGGAGGCTGCGTATGAAGCACGCCGCGTCATCGGCGTCAGGGACGTCAGCAACCTCATCAGCGTCATGCCGGCTCCATCATTCAAAACCGACGAAGTGAAACGGAAAATTCACTCCGAGCTTCAGCGCATGGCCGATCTCGACGCGAAGAAGATCGCCGTCTCGGTTTCGGAGGGAAAGGTGACGCTGAGCGGCAGCGCCAGAACCTGGTTCGAACGCGAAAAAGCCGTGCAGGCGGCCTGGAGCATTCCGGGTGTCACGTGCGTAGACAACTTCATCGCGATCTCCTAG